In a genomic window of Methylobacter sp. YRD-M1:
- a CDS encoding protoglobin domain-containing protein has protein sequence MSHDFDKLTHYAKSFSELTPEREALLIKVGEQIKPKLAGVTEDFYQHLLTIPQAAAFLEGRVESLKKTHTLWMQGLFTGPFDKTYTEHMYKVGDVHVRVNLPVEFMAGAMTLINQRLIGLIVETYGHDKEYCAQVLVAINAVTGMSLLVMQQSYQAASLAEELEKFLKISGMSRVLFTNLANAYKDK, from the coding sequence ATGTCACATGATTTTGACAAATTAACGCACTATGCCAAATCATTCAGCGAATTAACGCCTGAACGAGAAGCCTTGTTAATCAAGGTAGGCGAACAGATTAAACCCAAACTGGCCGGAGTTACCGAAGATTTTTATCAACACCTGCTCACCATTCCGCAAGCAGCCGCTTTTCTCGAAGGACGGGTTGAATCATTGAAGAAAACCCATACCCTCTGGATGCAAGGATTATTTACCGGACCTTTCGATAAAACCTATACCGAACACATGTACAAAGTGGGTGATGTGCATGTCAGAGTCAATTTGCCGGTTGAGTTCATGGCGGGCGCCATGACTTTGATCAATCAGCGTCTGATAGGCCTGATTGTGGAAACCTATGGTCATGATAAGGAATATTGCGCTCAAGTATTGGTCGCGATCAATGCCGTAACCGGTATGTCGCTCCTGGTGATGCAGCAGTCGTATCAGGCTGCCAGTCTGGCCGAGGAACTGGAAAAATTTCTCAAGATTTCAGGAATGAGCCGTGTATTGTTTACCAACCTGGCTAACGCTTATAAAGATAAATAG
- a CDS encoding roadblock/LC7 domain-containing protein, translated as MRSDMLVSVLSDLSGTSADIEAAGVISTDGLMMASVLPNSMDEDRVGAMSAAMLSLGDRTAQELARGELEQVLIKGDTGYVLMTHAGKEAVLTVMAKPNAKLGLIFLDVKRAAGSIAELL; from the coding sequence ATGCGTTCAGATATGTTAGTTTCGGTATTGTCGGATTTGAGCGGCACTTCTGCGGACATTGAGGCTGCAGGCGTCATTTCGACCGATGGTCTGATGATGGCTTCAGTGCTGCCGAATTCAATGGATGAAGACCGGGTCGGCGCCATGAGCGCCGCGATGCTCTCATTGGGCGATCGCACCGCACAGGAGCTGGCCCGCGGAGAATTGGAACAGGTGCTGATAAAAGGCGATACCGGTTATGTGTTGATGACTCATGCCGGTAAGGAAGCGGTGCTGACCGTAATGGCCAAGCCCAATGCCAAGCTGGGATTGATTTTCCTGGATGTCAAAAGAGCCGCTGGCAGTATTGCTGAATTGCTCTGA
- a CDS encoding IS5 family transposase (programmed frameshift), with product MRKVYPSDISREQFEPIKVLLENARKKTRPRTVDLYEVFCAILYLLKSGCQWRMLPSDFPKWRTVHHYFALWSEKSEGGTSLLEQALKKNQVGEARTRQGRNAKTSFCIVDAQSVKNTDCARRKGYDAGKKVSGIKRHIVVDTQGLPHAIVVTTANVTDRQGALMAIEQHAVDLSAVTSLLVDGAYTGQPFAESVRTLIGAEVQVAKRHELHAFAVMPQRWVVERSFAWLEKCRRLWKNTERLLNTSLQFVNLAFLVLLLRRY from the exons ATGAGAAAAGTGTACCCCAGCGATATCAGTCGCGAACAGTTTGAACCGATCAAAGTCCTGCTGGAAAATGCCCGCAAGAAAACTCGGCCTCGTACAGTGGATTTGTATGAGGTGTTCTGTGCCATTCTGTACTTGCTGAAGAGCGGCTGCCAGTGGCGCATGTTGCCGAGCGATTTTCCGAAATGGCGTACGGTCCATCATTATTTTGCACTGTGGAGCGAAAAATCTGAAGGCGGCACCAGTCTGCTGGAGCAGGCATTAAA AAAAAATCAGGTTGGCGAGGCCCGTACCAGACAGGGGCGCAACGCCAAGACGAGTTTCTGCATCGTTGATGCACAGAGCGTCAAGAACACCGACTGCGCACGCCGCAAAGGGTATGATGCGGGCAAAAAGGTGTCAGGCATCAAGCGCCATATTGTGGTTGATACGCAAGGATTACCCCATGCGATAGTCGTTACCACCGCTAATGTTACGGATCGGCAAGGGGCGCTCATGGCAATCGAACAGCATGCGGTTGATTTATCGGCCGTGACATCGCTACTGGTGGATGGCGCTTATACCGGTCAGCCTTTTGCAGAATCGGTACGGACATTAATCGGTGCCGAGGTGCAGGTGGCCAAACGCCATGAGCTTCATGCCTTTGCCGTCATGCCCCAACGCTGGGTCGTGGAACGATCGTTCGCTTGGCTAGAGAAGTGCCGACGGCTTTGGAAGAATACTGAGCGCTTGCTCAATACCAGTTTGCAGTTCGTTAATCTGGCTTTCTTGGTGCTGTTGCTGCGGAGATATTGA
- a CDS encoding DedA family protein codes for MEELFIGWLKEYGYIILFLWSILEGEIGLIMAGIMSHTGDMNYFMAVFVAGLGGFAGDQIYFYIGRFNKGFIQRKLHTQRRKFAIAHLLLKKYGWPIIFMQRYMYGLRTVIPMSIGITKYSSKQFALINLLSAWVWAAITITPAYFFGAEILSILAIAKQHWYFALPLAGAFLYAIYTYFHKLEQHLLQKRQNRFSDS; via the coding sequence ATGGAAGAGTTATTTATCGGTTGGCTTAAAGAATACGGTTATATCATCCTGTTCTTGTGGTCCATATTAGAAGGCGAAATCGGCCTGATCATGGCCGGAATCATGTCTCATACCGGCGATATGAATTACTTCATGGCGGTCTTCGTGGCCGGCCTGGGCGGTTTTGCCGGAGACCAAATTTATTTTTATATCGGCCGTTTCAATAAAGGCTTTATTCAGCGCAAGTTGCACACCCAACGGCGTAAATTTGCGATTGCGCATTTGCTGCTGAAAAAATACGGCTGGCCCATTATTTTCATGCAGCGCTATATGTATGGTTTGCGTACCGTCATTCCCATGTCGATAGGTATTACCAAATACTCGTCAAAGCAGTTTGCATTGATCAATTTGCTCAGCGCTTGGGTGTGGGCGGCGATTACGATAACCCCTGCCTATTTTTTTGGCGCAGAAATATTGAGCATACTGGCCATAGCTAAACAGCACTGGTATTTTGCATTGCCCCTGGCAGGCGCTTTTCTTTATGCGATTTATACCTATTTTCACAAACTGGAGCAGCATTTATTGCAAAAACGCCAGAACCGCTTCTCGGATTCATAG